One window of the Triticum dicoccoides isolate Atlit2015 ecotype Zavitan chromosome 3B, WEW_v2.0, whole genome shotgun sequence genome contains the following:
- the LOC119276993 gene encoding cellulose synthase A catalytic subunit 4 [UDP-forming]-like: MEPGAHPPCAACGDGAHAACRACSYTLCKACLDEDVAEGRAACARCGGEYAVSDPANGKGSAVEEEEAAVEDQLVAEGLRGRVTMANQLSDRQDVVSHARTLSSMSGIGSELNDESGKPIWKNRVDSWKEKKNEKKASAKKAAAKAQVPPVEEQIMEEKDLTDAYEPLSRIIPISKNKLTPYRAVIIMRLVVLGLFFHYRITNPVDSAFGLWLTSVICEIWFGFSWILDQFPKWCPVNRETYVDRLIARYGDGEDSGLAPVDFFVSTVDPLKEPPLITANTVLSILAVDYPVEKISCYVSDDGAAMLTFESLAETAEFARRWVPFCKKFSIEPRTPEFYFSQKIDYLKDKIHPSFVKERRAMKRDYEEFKVRINALVAKAQKTPEEGWVMQDGTPWPGNNSRDHPGMIQVFLGETGARDYDGNELPRLVYVSREKRPGYQHHKKAGAMNALVRVSAVLTNAPYILNLDCDHYVNNSKAVREAMCFMMDPSVGRDVCYVQFPQRFDGIDRSDRYANRNVVFFDVNMKGLDGIQGPVYVGTGCCFYRQALYGYGPPSLPALPKSSACSFCCCCCPKKKVEKTEKEMHRDSRREDLESAIFNLREIDNYDEYERSMLISQMSFEKSFGQSSVFIESTLMENGGVPESVDPSTLIKEAIHVISCGYEEKTEWGKELGWIYGSVTEDILTGFKMHCRGWRSIYCMPIRPAFKGSAPINLSDRLHQVLRWALGSVEIFFSRHCPLWYGYGGGRLRWLQRLSYINTIVYPFTSVPLVAYCCLPAICLLTGKFIIPILSNAATIWFLGLFTSIILTSVLELRWSGIGIEDWWRNEQFWVIGGVSAHLFAVFQGILKMVIGLDTNFTVTSKAAEDGDFAELYVFKWTTVLIPPTTILVLNLVGVVAGFSDALNSGYESWGPLFGKVFFAMWVIMHLYPFLKGLMGRQNRTPTIVILWSVLLASVFSLLWVKIDPFITGAETVATGACSSIDC; this comes from the exons ATGGAGCCGGGGGCCCATCCTCCCTGCGCGGCCTGCGGGGACGGCGCGCACGCCGCCTGCCGCGCCTGCAGCTACACGCTCTGCAAGGCTTGCCTCGACGAGGACGTCGCCGAGGGCCGCGCCGCCTGCGCGCGCTGCGGCGGAGAGTACGCCGTCTCCGACCCAG CGAATGGCAAGGGGAGCGccgtggaggaggaggaagcggcgGTGGAGGACCAGCTCGTCGCCGAGGGTCTGCGTGGGCGGGTCACAATGGCGAACCAACTCAGCGATCGCCAG GATGTAGTAAGTCATGCCAGGACCCTTAGCAGCATGTCTGGAATTGGGAGTG AGTTGAATGATGAATCCGGGAAGCCCATCTGGAAGAACAGGGTTGATAGTTGGAaggagaagaagaatgagaagaaaGCCTCAGCAAAAAAGGCTGCAGCTAAAGCACAAGTTCCGCCTGTGGAAGAACAGATCATGGAAGAAAAGGA TTTGACAGATGCGTATGAGCCACTTTCCCGGATCATCCCTATATCGAAGAACAAGCTCACACCTTACAGGGCAGTCATCATTATGCGGCTAGTTGTTCTCGGGCTCTTCTTCCACTACCGTATCACCAACCCTGTCGACAGTGCCTTTGGTCTCTGGCTGACTTCAGTCATATGTGAGATCTGGTTCGGTTTCTCCTGGATCTTGGATCAATTTCCCAAGTGGTGTCCTGTCAACCGAGAGACTTACGTCGATAGGCTGATTGCACG ATATGGAGATGGAGAAGATTCTGGGTTAGCACCTGTGGATTTCTTTGTCAGTACAGTGGATCCACTGAAAGAGCCTCCACTAATCACTGCGAACACTGTGCTGTCCATTCTCGCGGTGGACTATCCTGTTGAGAAAATTTCGTGCTACGTCTCTGACGACGGAGCTGCCATGCTCACGTTTGAATCACTTGCTGAAACTGCGGAATTTGCAAGGAGATGGGTTCCATTTTGCAAGAAGTTCTCCATTGAGCCACGAACCCCTGAGTTCTACTTCTCACAGAAGATTGACTACTTGAAGGATAAAATACATCCGTCTTTCGTCAAGGAGCGTAGGGCTATGAAG AGAGATTATGAAGAGTTCAAGGTGAGGATAAATGCTTTGGTTGCCAAGGCTCAAAAGACACCGGAGGAAGGCTGGGTCATGCAGGATGGGACACCATGGCCTGGGAACAACTCTCGTGACCACCCCGGCATGATTCAG GTTTTCCTTGGTGAGACCGGTGCTCGCGACTACGATGGAAATGAGCTTCCTCGGCTAGTATATGTTTCAAGAGAGAAAAGACCAGGGTATCAACACCACAAGAAGGCAGGGGCTATGAATGCTCTG GTCCGAGTGTCTGCTGTTCTGACAAATGCTCCCTACATTCTTAACCTTGACTGTGATCACTATGTTAACAACAGCAAAGCTGTGCGTGAAGCAATGTGCTTCATGATGGACCCTTCCGTTGGTAGAGATGTCTGCTATGTCCAGTTCCCACAGAGATTCGATGGGATTGATCGCAGTGATCGTTATGCCAATAGGAACGTCGTGTTCTTTGAT GTTAACATGAAAGGGCTTGATGGcatccaagggccggtttatgtgGGAACTGGTTGTTGTTTCTATAGGCAAGCACTCTACGGTTATGGGCCACCATCTCTGCCTGCCCTTCCAAAATCTTCGGCTTGttcattctgctgctgctgctgtcctaAGAAAAAGGTTGAAAAAACTGAGAAAGAAATGCACAGAGACTCCAGAAGAGAAGACCTTGAGTCTGCCATTTTCAATCTACGGGAAATCGACA ACTACGACGAGTATGAGCGGTCCATGCTTATCTCCCAGATGAGCTTTGAGAAGTCGTTTGGACAGTCTTCGGTATTCATTGAATCAACTCTTATGGAGAATGGGGGTGTTCCTGAGTCTGTAGACCCTTCTACACTGATTAAAGAAGCCATTCATGTCATTAGCTGTGGATATGAAGAGAAAACTGAATGGGGAAAAGAG CTTGGTTGGATCTATGGTTCAGTTACAGAGGATATTCTGACTGGGTTTAAGATGCATTGCCGTGGGTGGCGATCTATCTACTGCATGCCGATAAGACCCGCATTCAAGGGATCGGCCCCAATCAACCTTTCCGATCGTTTGCACCAGGTTCTTCGGTGGGCTCTCGGTTCTGTCGAGATCTTCTTCAGCCGGCATTGCCCGCTGTGGTATGGCTACGGCGGTGGACGTCTGAGATGGCTCCAGAGGCTGTCATACATCAACACAATCGTCTACCCCTTCACCTCTGTCCCTCTTGTCGCATACTGCTGCCTGCCTGCCATTTGCTTGCTCACCGGCAAATTCATCATTCCCATT CTCTCCAATGCCGCGACGATATGGTTTCTTGGCCTCTTCACCTCCATCATCCTGACGAGCGTCCTGGAGCTGCGGTGGAGCGGCATTGGCATCGAGGACTGGTGGCGCAACGAGCAGTTCTGGGTCATCGGCGGCGTTTCTGCTCATCTCTTTGCCGTGTTCCAGGGTATCCTCAAGATGGTCATCGGGCTTGACACCAACTTCACGGTCACGAGCAAGGCCGCGGAGGACGGTGATTTCGCTGAACTGTATGTGTTCAAGTGGACGACGGTGCTGATCCCGCCTACGACAATCCTTGTGCTCAACCTCGTCGGCGTGGTGGCTGGGTTCTCGGACGCGCTCAATAGCGGGTATGAGTCATGGGGGCCGCTTTTCGGCAAGGTGTTCTTCGCCATGTGGGTGATTATGCACTTGTACCCGTTCCTCAAGGGTCTCATGGGCCGCCAGAACCGGACTCCTACCATCGTCATACTCTGGTCCGTCCTGCTGGCCTCGGTCTTCTCCCTCCTCTGGGTCAAGATCGATCCCTTTATCACCGGTGCCGAGACCGTCGCCACCGGAGCCTGCAGCAGCATCGACTGCTGA
- the LOC119279635 gene encoding receptor-like protein 51, which produces MAATLAASRLLLLLIRVAATVSFALGLAGRAQLLDPQQLLALRALGLGAHRAGDPCDADGAVAASCDAGAPFRRVTSLVLTNCSDTTSVSAAALEALASSLRALAFSDCPAAPPRLLPPEQLAAGLLSFSCTASLGRLSAVWLSRLANLTELTVANTPLATGSPSELAVVISHMDHLNRLTISNANLSGFLPHHWHCPNLTHLDLSGNRIAGAIPDTITHLGSITHLNLSSNVLKGQIPTHIGDLIWLTTVDLSNNSLSGGIPETVSTLPELEVLNLGSNRLNGSIPPFLSEMRGLKELNLENNDFDGVVPFSARFLSRLRVFRAAGNGKLCYNRSVLSAEVAVGVAPCDKYGFPVTAPPATAQSEKSTADYDDGGSDGDADGDADARGGPSAVVLGLAIGLSCLAFVVILVVCLCKVCR; this is translated from the coding sequence ATGGCCGCCACCCTCGCCGCCTCTCGGCTCCTCCTCCTGCTCATCCGCGTCGCGGCCACCGTCTCCTTCGCGCTCGGGCTCGCCGGCCGCGCGCAGCTGCTGGACCCGCAGCAGCTGCTGGCGCTGCGCGCGCTCGGCCTCGGCGCGCACCGCGCCGGCGACCCCTGCGACGCGGACGGCGCCGTGGCCGCGTCCTGCGACGCGGGGGCGCCGTTCCGGCGCGTGACGTCGCTCGTCCTCACCAACTGCTCCGACACCACTTCCGTCTCGGCCGCGGCGCTCGAGGCGCTCGCTTCGTCGCTCCGCGCGCTCGCCTTCTCGGACTGCCCCGCCGCGCCGCCACGGCTCCTCCCGCCGGAGCAGCTCGCCGCGGGTCTCCTGTCCTTCTCCTGCACCGCGTCTCTCGGCCGCCTCTCCGCCGTTTGGCTCTCCCGCCTCGCCAACCTCACCGAGCTCACCGTCGCGAACACCCCTCTCGCCACCGGCTCCCCGTCCGAGCTGGCCGTGGTCATCTCCCACATGGACCACCTGAACCGTCTCACCATTTCCAATGCCAACCTATCCGGCTTCCTCCCGCACCACTGGCACTGCCCCAACCTGACGCACCTCGACCTCTCCGGCAACCGCATCGCCGGCGCCATTCCCGACACCATCACCCACCTTGGCAGCATCACCCACCTGAACCTCAGCTCCAACGTTCTCAAAGGGCAGATCCCCACACACATCGGTGACCTCATTTGGCTCACCACTGTGGACCTGTCCAACAACTCCCTCTCCGGCGGCATCCCGGAGACCGTCTCCACGCTGCCCGAGCTGGAGGTGCTCAACCTGGGCTCCAACCGGCTCAACGGGAGCATACCGCCGTTCTTGTCCGAGATGAGGGGCCTCAAGGAGCTCAACCTGGAGAACAACGACTTCGACGGCGTGGTGCCGTTCAGCGCCAGGTTCTTGTCGCGGCTGCGGGTGTTCAGGGCGGCCGGCAATGGCAAGCTGTGCTACAACAGGTCGGTGCTCTCCGCCGAGGTCGCCGTGGGGGTGGCGCCGTGCGACAAGTACGGGTTCCCGGTCACGGCTCCCCCGGCGACGGCGCAGTCGGAGAAGAGCACGGCGGACTACGACGACGGCGGCAGTGATGGCGACGCGGACGGCGACGCCGACGCTCGTGGCGGCCCTAGCGCGGTGGTTCTCGGGCTCGCCATTGGCCTGTCCTGCTTGGCGTTCGTGGTCATCTTGGTCGTCTGCCTCTGCAAGGTGTGCAGATGA
- the LOC119276994 gene encoding coiled-coil domain-containing protein 25-like yields MVFYFKARPDAGDYTIYMGADKNENEELIKYGLPEDVWFHVDKVSSAHVYLRLKKGDSIDTISDGLLEDCAQLVKAHSIQGNKMNNVEVVYTPWSNLKKATSMDVGQVGFHNHRMVHVLTVEKRVNEILNRLNKTRVERRPDLKAEKDASNAAEKAERKMQLKDKKRREEMERVVKERQAEIRSYKGLMVAEKMTSNRQIASAGKSIQEMEDEFV; encoded by the exons ATGGTGTTCTACTTCAAGGCGCGGCCGGACGCCGGCGATTACACCATCTACATGGGCGCCGACAAGAACGAGAACGAGGAGCTCATCAAGTACGGCCTCCCCGAGGACGTCTG GTTCCATGTGGACAAGGTGTCGTCGGCGCACGTCTACCTGAGGCTCAAAAAAGGCGATTCCATAGACACCATCAGCGACGGCCTGCTGGAGGATTGTGCGCAGCTCGTAAAAGCGCATTCCATTCAAG GAAACAAGATGAACAATGTCGAGGTGGTCTACACGCCATGGTCCAATCTCAAGAAGGCGACATCCATGGATGTCGGCCAAGTTGGCTTCCACAACCATCGGATG GTACATGTCTTGACAGTAGAGAAGCGTGTCAATGAGATCCTCAACAGGTTGAATAAGACCAGGGTAGAGCGCCGACCAGACCTCAAAG CCGAGAAAGATGCATCAAATGCAGCGGAGAAGGCCGAGCGGAAGATGCAGCTGAAAGACAAG AAGCGCAGGGAGGAGATGGAGAGGGTGGTGAAGGAGCGGCAGGCCGAGATACGGAGCTACAAGGGCCTCATGGTCGCCGAGAAGATGACCTCCAACCGCCAGATCGCCTCCGCCGGCAAGTCCATACAGGAAATGGAGGACGAGTTCGTCTAG